The nucleotide sequence AGAATGGACTATTACTAATATATCCTTTAGATAATAAAGAGTTATTACATGTTACAGATAAACCTATTGTGGGATTCTCCATCAGTTTTCCAAAGAGTAATAGAGCAAAAGAAGTAGAATATATAGTAGATACAAGATATTGGAGAAATATTTATGGAGAAGATTGATCCGTCAATAATTTGGGGTGAACTTGAAAAACATAGCTTCGGTTTAAATAATGGGGTAATAAAAAGACTTATTATCCCGTCTTTTAAATATAGAATATACTTAGCTCTAGAAGTTGACACTAATAAAAGAGCTTTTATTTTGGAAGCACCATACAAGTTTTTTAGAAACTTAGGACCTTTGCCACAAACCATGGGATTTGATGCAGTTACTCGCCAGTTAGGTGATGAGGAAGAAAATAATCTTTCATTAATTCTTTTAGTAAAGAATCGGAATTTCATAGATATCTTTAATTCATTAGTAAAAGACGTTATTGAAAACATTACAGTTTGTAAATCGGGAAAAATTGTAGAAGTACTAATTGGCAGATTGATTAGATGGCAAAAATTTTTGGATGAAGAAAAAGTAAACAAGCTGGATGGCACCAGCCAGAGAGGATTGTTTGGTGAGTTATTATTTATAAAAAGGTTGATTGAAAAATCAAAACTAGATCCTAATTATATTATAAAATCTTGGACTGGACCC is from Mesobacillus boroniphilus and encodes:
- a CDS encoding PD-(D/E)XK motif protein, with protein sequence MEKIDPSIIWGELEKHSFGLNNGVIKRLIIPSFKYRIYLALEVDTNKRAFILEAPYKFFRNLGPLPQTMGFDAVTRQLGDEEENNLSLILLVKNRNFIDIFNSLVKDVIENITVCKSGKIVEVLIGRLIRWQKFLDEEKVNKLDGTSQRGLFGELLFIKRLIEKSKLDPNYIIKSWTGPEMSVNDFNFWDCSVEIKTSISKQHQKINIANERQLDDSHISKLFLCHYSLDNQSLAGQTLNDLISDVRNLLDTNSAVLYEFENKLKDAGYFDFHYKEYEMPYYSIRETNFFNIVEGFPRIIEKDLIDGVGDIRYTISLAACRDFLTEEDIVVKAIRSYRNE